A genome region from Arachidicoccus soli includes the following:
- a CDS encoding DUF4287 domain-containing protein, whose amino-acid sequence MSFQAYIDNIQSKTGKTPADFNKLAEKRGFIIDGKLNPKVKATEITNWLKEEFELGHGHAMAIYATFKGKTE is encoded by the coding sequence ATGTCGTTTCAAGCTTATATCGACAATATTCAATCCAAGACGGGAAAGACACCTGCAGACTTTAATAAGCTGGCAGAAAAAAGGGGATTTATCATTGATGGTAAACTAAACCCAAAAGTGAAAGCAACAGAAATTACAAATTGGCTCAAAGAAGAGTTTGAATTAGGGCACGGACATGCAATGGCTATTTATGCAACATTCAAAGGGAAAACCGAATAA
- a CDS encoding DoxX family protein — translation MKKNKIIYWIATTIIALFEGVMPALTSQTELAKEGIRHLGYPPYFGNVLVVFKVLGVLILVIPQVPKRVKEWAYAGFAFDFIFATISLGAVDGITGQTFFPLIVFGILVVSYIYYHKLNANKN, via the coding sequence ATGAAAAAAAACAAAATAATTTATTGGATAGCAACAACAATAATAGCATTATTTGAAGGAGTAATGCCTGCATTGACTTCACAGACTGAATTAGCTAAAGAAGGAATTAGGCATTTGGGTTATCCACCGTATTTTGGAAACGTATTAGTTGTTTTCAAAGTGTTAGGCGTTTTAATATTAGTGATTCCACAAGTTCCGAAACGAGTAAAGGAATGGGCTTATGCCGGATTTGCTTTTGATTTTATTTTTGCAACAATTAGTCTTGGCGCAGTTGACGGAATAACTGGACAAACATTCTTCCCATTGATTGTATTTGGAATTTTGGTTGTTTCCTACATTTATTATCACAAATTAAATGCTAATAAAAATTAA
- a CDS encoding DUF4256 domain-containing protein, with the protein MKNKISDNEKENLLKTLESRFEKHTHRHKSLKWSEVKAKLAKQPNKLLSIQEMETTGGEPDVIGYDKQEDVFIFCDCSAESPKGRRSLCYDQEALTSRKEYKPKNSAVNVAKEMGIEILEEEQYNYLQSLENLDMKTSSWLKTPDYVRVLGGAIFGDFRFGRVFIYHNGAESYYAARGFRGQIKV; encoded by the coding sequence ATGAAGAATAAAATATCGGATAACGAGAAAGAAAACTTACTTAAAACATTGGAGTCTCGTTTTGAGAAGCATACACATAGACACAAGAGTTTAAAATGGAGCGAAGTGAAAGCTAAATTGGCAAAACAGCCAAACAAATTGTTGTCTATCCAAGAAATGGAAACTACAGGAGGGGAGCCGGATGTTATTGGTTACGACAAGCAAGAAGATGTATTTATCTTCTGCGACTGTTCGGCCGAAAGCCCGAAAGGAAGAAGGAGCCTTTGCTATGACCAGGAAGCATTAACATCGAGAAAAGAATATAAACCGAAAAACAGTGCAGTGAATGTAGCGAAAGAAATGGGCATTGAAATTCTAGAGGAGGAACAATATAACTATTTACAATCTTTAGAGAATTTGGACATGAAAACGTCAAGTTGGTTAAAGACACCGGATTATGTAAGAGTCCTGGGAGGAGCCATCTTTGGCGACTTCCGATTTGGGCGGGTGTTTATTTATCACAATGGTGCGGAATCTTATTATGCAGCTAGGGGCTTTAGAGGACAGATAAAGGTTTAG
- a CDS encoding mandelate racemase/muconate lactonizing enzyme family protein, with the protein MSEIIETFTLRKDTAIRGANIYKASTLLKKPIADATHTLSEISFIVLRIQLENGIVGESYLLSFQYSPNAIIGALKDVLPLINGCQVNETGVVYKKIDDLSEYFGNQGLLRWAQAAINIAMWDAWGKYLQHPIHHILGTHQKNVPIYGSGGWLSYTIKELVSEVTDYANRGFKAVKIKVGSPKVETDIERLKIVRESVGSDVSIMMDANQGMNLPAAIKLATAAKNLDINWFEEPVHHQDFQSYQILKNQTGISLAMGEREYDTLPLRELVSRNALDIWQPDILRIGGVDAWRESAALAKSFHLPVMPHYYKDYDVPLLCTISNGVGAESFDWVDPLIDNPMIVQDGYAKPHELPGWGFNFLDEHLTEIK; encoded by the coding sequence ATGAGTGAGATAATTGAAACGTTTACCCTCCGAAAGGATACTGCCATTCGAGGAGCTAATATTTATAAGGCGTCCACTTTATTGAAAAAGCCGATTGCAGATGCCACGCATACATTGAGCGAGATTTCATTCATCGTATTGCGAATACAATTGGAGAATGGAATAGTTGGTGAATCTTATTTATTGTCATTTCAATATTCTCCAAATGCTATTATTGGTGCGCTGAAGGATGTATTGCCATTAATAAATGGATGCCAGGTGAATGAAACTGGGGTCGTCTACAAAAAAATAGATGACTTATCTGAATATTTTGGAAATCAGGGATTACTAAGATGGGCGCAAGCTGCTATAAACATAGCTATGTGGGATGCCTGGGGTAAATATTTGCAACACCCAATACATCATATTTTGGGAACCCACCAGAAAAATGTACCCATTTATGGAAGTGGGGGGTGGCTTTCTTATACAATTAAAGAATTGGTTTCAGAAGTAACTGATTATGCAAATCGTGGCTTTAAAGCCGTTAAGATAAAAGTTGGTTCACCCAAGGTTGAGACTGATATTGAAAGGCTAAAGATAGTTCGGGAATCAGTTGGAAGTGATGTAAGTATTATGATGGATGCCAATCAGGGTATGAATTTGCCGGCTGCTATAAAGTTGGCGACCGCTGCCAAAAATTTAGATATTAACTGGTTTGAAGAACCTGTTCACCACCAAGATTTTCAATCTTATCAGATCTTAAAAAATCAAACAGGGATTTCACTCGCAATGGGAGAACGAGAGTATGATACCTTGCCATTAAGAGAATTGGTCTCTCGCAATGCTCTTGATATCTGGCAGCCGGATATCTTGCGAATCGGAGGGGTTGACGCCTGGCGTGAAAGTGCAGCACTTGCCAAAAGTTTTCACCTTCCGGTAATGCCACATTATTATAAAGATTATGATGTGCCTTTGCTATGTACAATTTCTAATGGTGTAGGAGCAGAATCCTTTGATTGGGTGGATCCATTAATTGACAACCCGATGATTGTGCAAGATGGCTATGCTAAACCGCATGAATTACCAGGTTGGGGCTTTAATTTTTTGGATGAACATTTAACAGAAATAAAATAG
- a CDS encoding restriction endonuclease subunit S, which translates to MLDQDTKRRIDTARDILVGKLPNPQAQVEQITIAMIYKFMDDMDKEAMEFGGEATFFTGEFEKYSWTKIFDPKLGGFEMLALYGEAIVKLNQNPSIPQLFRDIFKNAFLPYRDPETLKMFLKIINEFHYDHSEKLGDAFEYLLSVLGSQGDAGQFRTPRHIIDFMVAIMQPKKEESICDPACGTAGFLISSYKHILSENTKKNKGDLLTPDDRKKLINNFVGYDISAEMVRLSLVNLYLHGFTTPKIFEYDTLTSEDRWGDYFDIILANPPFMTPKGGIRPHKKFAMQANRSEVLFVDYIMEHINPTTGRAAIIVPEGIIFQSATAYKALRKLLVDKNFLYGVISLPAGIFQPYSGVKTSILLLDKSLAKKTDKMLFVKLENDGFGLGAQRKELATSDLPDAVNFIKQYNTALRNDDFSTVDLENLPLSSLIIEKSKISDNEDYILSADRYRETIKQNTKWEYEKLGDVCKTSSGGTPLRSHPEFYENGTIPWLKSGEVAQGYIYNSEEFITEEALAMSSAKLFPVDTVLLAMYGATAGQVGILKFPASTNQAVCGIFPGDKFIPEFLYLILKSKKEYLISQSSGGAQPNISQGIIKDLLIPVPPISIQREIVAKIDVYDKIISGAKQVTENYKPEIDINPEWEMVGLGSICENFDSQRKPVTASDRKEGIYPYYGASGIVDYVDDFIFDDDYLLVSEDGANLLARVTPIAFPISGKVWVNNHAHILKFKNKTTQFYIEIFLNSIDISQYVTGAAQPKLNQQNLNRISVPLPTLPEQEIIVASIEKQQQLVNANKELVQIFEQKIKDEINKLWAE; encoded by the coding sequence ATGTTAGACCAAGATACTAAAAGAAGAATAGATACTGCCCGTGATATATTGGTAGGTAAGCTACCAAATCCGCAAGCACAAGTGGAACAAATAACCATTGCCATGATTTACAAATTCATGGACGATATGGACAAAGAAGCAATGGAATTTGGTGGTGAAGCCACCTTTTTTACAGGAGAGTTTGAAAAATACAGTTGGACAAAAATATTTGACCCAAAACTTGGTGGCTTTGAAATGTTGGCTTTGTATGGCGAAGCCATAGTAAAGCTCAATCAAAACCCAAGCATTCCGCAACTGTTCCGTGATATTTTCAAAAATGCTTTTCTACCATACCGTGACCCTGAAACCCTAAAAATGTTTCTGAAAATCATCAATGAATTTCATTACGACCATAGCGAAAAATTAGGTGATGCTTTTGAATATCTATTATCCGTTTTAGGAAGTCAAGGAGATGCAGGACAATTCCGAACACCGAGACACATCATTGATTTTATGGTTGCCATCATGCAACCCAAAAAAGAAGAAAGTATTTGCGACCCTGCTTGTGGTACAGCAGGATTTTTAATTTCTTCTTACAAACATATTTTAAGCGAAAACACCAAGAAGAACAAAGGCGATTTATTAACGCCTGACGACAGAAAAAAGTTAATCAACAATTTTGTTGGTTATGATATTTCGGCTGAAATGGTTCGTTTGAGTTTAGTGAACTTGTATCTACATGGCTTTACTACACCGAAAATATTTGAATACGATACTCTAACGAGTGAAGACCGTTGGGGCGATTACTTTGATATTATCCTTGCCAATCCACCATTCATGACACCAAAAGGTGGAATTAGACCACACAAAAAATTTGCTATGCAAGCAAATCGAAGTGAAGTTCTTTTTGTGGATTACATTATGGAGCATATAAACCCAACCACAGGAAGGGCGGCAATTATTGTACCCGAAGGAATTATTTTTCAAAGTGCAACCGCATATAAAGCGTTGCGAAAATTATTAGTGGACAAAAACTTTTTGTATGGAGTTATTAGTTTACCAGCAGGTATTTTTCAACCTTACAGCGGTGTAAAAACATCAATATTGTTGTTGGATAAAAGTCTTGCGAAGAAAACGGATAAAATGCTTTTTGTTAAATTAGAAAATGATGGCTTCGGTTTAGGAGCGCAACGAAAGGAACTTGCGACAAGCGATTTGCCCGATGCTGTAAACTTCATAAAACAATATAATACAGCATTAAGAAATGATGATTTTTCAACTGTTGATCTCGAAAATTTACCATTGAGTTCATTAATAATTGAAAAGAGTAAAATTTCAGATAATGAAGATTATATTTTATCGGCAGATAGATATAGAGAAACAATAAAGCAGAATACAAAATGGGAATATGAAAAATTGGGTGATGTGTGCAAAACGTCATCTGGTGGAACACCATTAAGAAGTCATCCTGAATTTTATGAAAATGGTACAATACCATGGTTAAAAAGTGGTGAAGTTGCACAAGGATATATATATAATTCAGAAGAATTTATTACTGAAGAAGCATTGGCCATGTCATCCGCAAAATTATTTCCAGTAGATACTGTGCTATTGGCTATGTACGGTGCAACTGCGGGTCAAGTTGGAATTTTAAAATTTCCTGCATCAACAAATCAAGCAGTATGTGGCATTTTTCCAGGAGATAAATTTATTCCAGAGTTTCTATACCTTATTCTAAAATCAAAAAAGGAGTATTTAATTAGTCAAAGTAGCGGTGGTGCTCAACCTAATATCTCTCAAGGAATTATTAAAGATTTATTAATCCCTGTTCCGCCAATTTCAATTCAAAGAGAGATAGTGGCTAAAATAGATGTTTATGATAAAATTATTTCTGGAGCCAAGCAAGTAACCGAAAACTATAAACCTGAAATTGACATTAATCCTGAGTGGGAAATGGTCGGCTTAGGTTCGATATGTGAAAATTTTGATAGCCAGAGAAAGCCAGTCACAGCTTCGGATAGAAAAGAAGGTATCTATCCATATTATGGGGCGTCTGGTATTGTAGATTATGTAGATGATTTTATTTTTGATGATGATTATTTGCTGGTCTCGGAAGATGGAGCAAATTTGCTTGCAAGGGTTACACCAATTGCATTTCCAATCAGTGGCAAGGTTTGGGTTAATAATCATGCACACATTTTAAAATTTAAAAACAAAACAACACAGTTCTACATCGAGATTTTTCTTAATTCTATTGATATTAGCCAATATGTTACAGGTGCAGCACAGCCTAAATTAAATCAACAAAATTTAAATAGGATTTCAGTCCCCTTACCTACTTTACCTGAACAAGAAATAATAGTCGCATCTATAGAAAAACAGCAACAATTGGTAAATGCGAACAAGGAATTAGTTCAAATATTTGAGCAAAAAATAAAGGACGAAATAAATAAACTTTGGGCTGAATAA
- a CDS encoding SDR family NAD(P)-dependent oxidoreductase — protein sequence MALGAFSLEGRIALVTGGGVGIGLGITKALLNAGAKVVITGRREEVLKEAVSTLGSNVFYFVNDIREKEKIPSLIEEIENNIGAIDILINNAGIHHKALAQETSDLDFEQIIQTNLLSVFSITRECARKMLERKRGSIIMIGSMAGLFGIDRVVAYSVSKTALIGLVNSLVTEYSKYNVRVNTIAPGWIESNMFLKAIEQDQPRKEKITNRIAMDHFGEPEDIGHAAVFLSSDAAKYITGIILPVDGGATVNF from the coding sequence ATGGCATTAGGCGCATTTTCATTAGAAGGAAGAATAGCATTAGTAACTGGTGGTGGCGTGGGAATCGGATTAGGCATCACAAAAGCTTTACTGAATGCGGGAGCAAAAGTTGTAATAACTGGACGTCGTGAGGAAGTATTGAAAGAAGCCGTTTCAACATTGGGTTCTAATGTCTTTTATTTCGTAAACGATATCAGGGAGAAAGAAAAAATACCTTCTTTGATAGAGGAAATTGAAAATAATATTGGCGCTATAGATATTTTAATAAACAATGCAGGAATTCACCACAAAGCTTTGGCACAGGAGACCAGCGATTTGGACTTTGAACAGATTATACAAACAAACCTGCTAAGTGTATTTAGTATTACAAGAGAGTGTGCCCGTAAAATGTTAGAGCGTAAAAGAGGTTCAATTATAATGATAGGCTCCATGGCTGGTTTGTTTGGAATAGATAGGGTAGTTGCTTACAGCGTATCAAAAACAGCCCTTATCGGTTTGGTGAATTCATTGGTTACTGAATATTCCAAATATAATGTTAGGGTGAATACCATAGCGCCGGGATGGATTGAATCCAATATGTTCCTTAAGGCGATTGAACAAGATCAACCAAGGAAAGAAAAAATTACGAATCGGATTGCTATGGATCATTTTGGCGAACCGGAGGATATTGGTCATGCAGCGGTATTTTTAAGCTCCGATGCAGCAAAATATATTACAGGAATAATTCTGCCAGTCGATGGGGGCGCGACCGTAAATTTCTAA
- a CDS encoding YdeI/OmpD-associated family protein, protein MYKFRAEIEIIGINPFVYVPNNILLQIFEQAGKGKGHIPIKGTINNKSYKQTLVKYSGEWRLYINTSMLKNSPKRIGEVIDITVNFDPESREIETPENFTKALDKDEEAQTVFNNLPASKKLEIVRYLANLKTEEARERNIHRAINFLLGKERFVGRDKP, encoded by the coding sequence ATGTATAAGTTTAGAGCAGAAATAGAAATAATTGGAATTAATCCATTCGTTTATGTGCCCAACAACATACTCCTTCAAATTTTTGAGCAGGCAGGTAAAGGCAAAGGGCATATTCCAATAAAAGGGACAATTAACAACAAATCATACAAACAGACATTGGTAAAATATAGCGGAGAATGGAGACTTTATATTAATACAAGTATGTTGAAAAATTCACCGAAACGCATTGGAGAAGTGATTGATATTACAGTTAATTTTGACCCTGAAAGCAGAGAGATTGAAACACCGGAAAATTTTACCAAAGCATTAGACAAAGACGAAGAAGCCCAAACTGTTTTTAATAATTTGCCCGCATCAAAGAAATTAGAAATTGTAAGATATTTAGCTAACCTGAAAACGGAAGAAGCAAGAGAAAGAAACATTCACAGAGCCATCAATTTTTTATTGGGTAAGGAAAGATTTGTTGGCAGAGACAAACCATAA
- a CDS encoding aspartate kinase: MKVMKFGGTSVGKPERMHQVAELVTKSKESKIVVLSALSGTTNALVMISEELANGKKDKAKQHIDDLEKHYHEFIQNLLKSKTLRQKADAIIKEHFEFLNIILRISFSDALNKDILAQGELMSTKLFSLYLEEIKVDHLLLPALEFMRIDANDEPDLKSIKSSLSALLKKHSDKKIFVTQGYICKNIRGEVDNLKRGGSDYTASLIAAAIEASVCEIWTDIDGMHNNDPRIVNHTEPIEALSFDEAAELAYFGAKILHPTCIWPAQKSHVPVKLLNTMQPDAKGTTIQDKVETKGAKAVAAKDGIIAIKIKSSRMLLAYGFLRKVFEVFEKYRTPIDMITTSEVAISLTIDSTDHLKHIIKELEPFGTVEIDKNQSIISIVGNCVVEQKDVLLKIFKTIHHIPIRMISYGGSRHNISFLIPGKNKNEMLQIINEGVFGM, from the coding sequence ATGAAAGTGATGAAATTTGGCGGTACCAGCGTAGGTAAGCCGGAAAGAATGCATCAGGTTGCGGAGTTGGTGACTAAAAGCAAGGAGTCTAAAATTGTGGTATTGAGTGCTTTAAGTGGCACTACCAATGCTTTGGTAATGATTAGTGAAGAGTTAGCAAATGGAAAGAAGGATAAAGCAAAGCAACATATAGATGATTTGGAAAAACATTATCATGAATTTATTCAAAACCTCTTGAAAAGTAAAACGCTTAGACAAAAAGCGGATGCCATCATTAAGGAGCATTTTGAATTTTTAAATATTATTTTGAGAATCTCTTTCAGCGATGCACTGAATAAAGATATTTTAGCGCAGGGTGAATTGATGAGTACGAAATTATTTTCATTGTATTTGGAAGAGATAAAAGTCGATCATTTGTTGTTGCCCGCGTTGGAGTTTATGCGCATCGATGCGAATGATGAGCCCGACTTAAAATCAATAAAATCAAGCCTTTCAGCTTTATTAAAAAAGCATTCAGATAAGAAGATATTTGTTACACAAGGGTATATTTGTAAGAATATCCGCGGTGAAGTAGATAATCTAAAACGTGGTGGTAGCGATTATACCGCCTCTTTAATCGCTGCAGCTATCGAAGCAAGCGTTTGCGAAATATGGACCGATATTGATGGTATGCACAACAACGATCCACGTATTGTAAACCATACAGAACCTATAGAAGCGTTGAGCTTTGATGAAGCTGCTGAATTGGCTTATTTCGGTGCGAAAATTTTGCATCCTACTTGTATTTGGCCTGCACAAAAATCGCATGTGCCGGTAAAGTTACTCAACACCATGCAGCCCGATGCAAAGGGTACCACTATTCAAGATAAGGTGGAAACCAAGGGTGCAAAAGCAGTAGCCGCTAAAGATGGTATTATTGCCATAAAAATTAAGAGCAGCAGAATGTTATTGGCCTATGGTTTTCTGCGCAAAGTATTTGAAGTATTTGAAAAATACCGTACGCCTATCGACATGATTACAACTTCTGAGGTGGCTATTTCTTTAACCATAGATTCTACTGATCATCTAAAGCATATAATAAAAGAGCTGGAACCTTTTGGTACTGTAGAAATTGATAAAAATCAATCTATTATTTCTATTGTAGGTAACTGTGTGGTTGAACAAAAAGACGTTTTATTAAAAATTTTCAAAACCATTCATCATATACCTATTCGAATGATTAGCTATGGCGGAAGCCGACATAATATTTCGTTTTTAATTCCGGGTAAGAATAAAAATGAAATGTTGCAGATCATCAACGAGGGTGTATTTGGAATGTAA
- a CDS encoding DEAD/DEAH box helicase family protein, with translation MQRGNPNIISKFPRPETVIGYTDFKPNAETLINETVNEDYIVKTQKPDYEKDPRYIDEVQRATFIEENKLRFLRKYQVRAIERIQEEVKEGKDRFLFEMATGTGKTLTSAAVIKLFLRTGNARRVLFLVDRLELEDQADKAFREYLKTDYKCSIYKENRDDWRQAEIVVSTVQSFLFKNKYKRIFQPTDFDLVISDEAHRSIGGNSRAVFEYFIGYKLGLTATPKDYLKKIDTDTLSEKDPRELERRMLLDTYTTFGCEDGKPTYQYSLLHGVRDGFLVNPSVVDARTEITTQLLNDEGYTVQMTDEDGEETSTTFSQRDFEKKLFSENTNRIFCKTFLDNAFVDPISKEIGKTIVFCVSQNHAAKITQILNEFADQKFPGKYQSDFAMQVTSWIPDAQQHTINFTNNRLGGKGNFFDLYQTSKTRVCVTVGMMTTGYDCPDLLNVCLMRPIFSPTDFIQIKGRGTRKCNFANKEVLKDKSLIENIAPELLQKSKFKLFDFFANCEFFEEKFNYDEVIKLPPKGSSTDGTGGGGYTTPDDYDSTNPDPLKSMTVNDVGVEGMKIDRMYFEKFEDVVKEDAQIKEMVQQKDFDAIEQYILSYIFEKPNEYYNINKLRNAMKIDRRLSLREIIEKIFGFIPYFKSKDELLEDEFEKFDSRYLPADEYFSFAKDYFKSYITDTEFRDIIENKKYALLNTNPNGDVFRKLPPELRFAIPEYIKDNVSLNKFVA, from the coding sequence TTGCAAAGAGGAAACCCAAACATCATTTCAAAATTCCCAAGACCTGAAACTGTTATTGGTTACACAGACTTTAAACCTAATGCTGAAACACTAATCAACGAAACGGTTAATGAAGATTACATTGTAAAAACTCAAAAACCTGATTACGAAAAAGACCCAAGATATATTGACGAAGTTCAACGAGCTACATTCATAGAAGAAAACAAACTTCGTTTTTTAAGAAAGTACCAAGTAAGAGCAATTGAAAGAATACAAGAAGAAGTAAAAGAAGGCAAAGACCGTTTCTTATTTGAAATGGCAACAGGAACGGGAAAAACACTTACTTCTGCGGCTGTTATCAAACTATTTTTGAGAACAGGAAACGCAAGACGAGTTTTGTTTTTGGTTGACCGTTTAGAATTGGAAGACCAAGCAGACAAAGCATTTAGAGAATATTTAAAAACAGATTACAAGTGTAGTATTTACAAGGAAAACAGAGATGACTGGCGACAAGCTGAAATTGTTGTTTCAACGGTTCAATCATTTTTATTCAAGAACAAATACAAACGAATTTTTCAGCCAACTGATTTTGACCTTGTAATTTCAGACGAAGCACACAGAAGTATTGGCGGAAACAGCAGAGCTGTTTTTGAATATTTTATTGGCTACAAATTAGGCTTAACAGCTACACCAAAAGATTACTTAAAGAAAATCGACACCGATACTTTAAGTGAAAAAGACCCGAGAGAATTGGAAAGAAGAATGTTGCTTGATACTTACACAACCTTCGGTTGTGAAGATGGAAAGCCTACTTACCAATACAGTCTTTTACACGGTGTTCGTGATGGTTTTTTGGTAAATCCGTCCGTTGTTGATGCAAGAACAGAAATTACAACTCAATTGCTGAATGACGAAGGTTATACAGTCCAAATGACCGATGAAGATGGAGAAGAAACTTCTACAACATTTTCGCAAAGAGATTTTGAAAAGAAACTTTTTTCAGAAAACACAAACCGTATTTTCTGCAAGACATTTTTAGATAACGCTTTTGTTGACCCAATTTCAAAAGAAATTGGTAAAACCATTGTATTCTGCGTAAGTCAAAACCATGCTGCAAAAATTACTCAAATTCTAAATGAGTTTGCCGACCAAAAATTCCCAGGCAAATATCAATCTGACTTTGCAATGCAGGTTACATCATGGATACCTGATGCACAACAGCACACGATTAATTTCACAAACAATCGTTTAGGTGGCAAAGGCAATTTCTTTGATTTGTACCAAACGAGTAAGACAAGGGTTTGCGTAACGGTTGGAATGATGACAACAGGTTATGACTGTCCTGACTTATTGAATGTTTGTTTGATGCGACCAATTTTCTCACCGACAGACTTTATTCAGATTAAGGGCAGAGGAACAAGAAAATGCAACTTCGCAAACAAGGAAGTTCTCAAAGACAAATCCTTAATTGAAAATATTGCACCCGAACTTTTACAAAAATCAAAGTTCAAACTTTTTGACTTCTTCGCTAACTGTGAATTCTTTGAAGAAAAATTCAACTATGATGAAGTTATAAAGTTGCCACCTAAAGGTTCAAGCACCGATGGAACAGGCGGTGGCGGTTACACAACACCTGATGATTACGATAGCACCAATCCCGACCCATTAAAGTCCATGACTGTAAATGATGTTGGAGTTGAGGGAATGAAAATTGACCGGATGTATTTTGAAAAGTTTGAGGATGTTGTTAAAGAAGATGCTCAAATCAAAGAAATGGTTCAGCAAAAAGATTTTGATGCAATTGAACAATATATTTTGAGCTACATTTTTGAAAAGCCCAACGAGTATTACAACATAAACAAATTACGAAATGCAATGAAAATAGACCGAAGACTTTCACTTCGGGAAATCATTGAGAAGATATTCGGTTTCATTCCTTACTTCAAAAGCAAAGATGAATTGTTAGAAGATGAATTTGAAAAATTTGATAGTCGCTATTTGCCAGCAGATGAATATTTCTCTTTTGCCAAAGACTATTTTAAAAGCTACATAACCGACACAGAGTTCAGAGATATAATTGAAAATAAAAAGTATGCATTATTAAATACAAATCCAAACGGTGATGTGTTTAGGAAGTTGCCGCCAGAACTTCGTTTTGCAATTCCTGAATACATAAAAGATAATGTTTCACTTAACAAATTTGTAGCTTAA
- a CDS encoding glycoside hydrolase family protein translates to MVLSLPVDGQVHSTEKKKEVPSEHLFTIISGPDQPVIDEGMSGTKNILGGFEGGRSIKINGIYHLFPTERAGEKDSGAYYDRVKTRIGHWISKDAIHWRRVGTIYQADGKYSTTDDDNPINDRRGAIWSFMPIFNKKENRWNAFYVAYTVSRAIEPNHSFGRIWRAVSIMKGINGIGGPYIDSGIVMEPGLNSQLWEGRQGVDSFFPFQVGNSWLAFYGGAYPWNKWSDYPYHAQHNGWFVGLASATQLGGPWKRMDTTINPITSINPVFIENPIVTRLSNGVYIAIFDGGPNGWGLHMPNKFGYTLSADGIHWIKAQYISIEDKVKKWWDIMRTPLGLIPEGNGEYTVIYAAIKNNQRFHPIGMVRLKINPEALAQLTQSLRKE, encoded by the coding sequence ATGGTACTATCACTACCTGTTGATGGACAGGTTCATTCTACAGAAAAGAAGAAAGAAGTACCTTCTGAACATCTTTTTACTATTATCTCAGGACCAGATCAACCGGTTATTGATGAAGGGATGTCAGGAACAAAAAATATATTAGGTGGCTTTGAAGGAGGGCGATCCATTAAGATAAATGGCATTTATCATTTATTCCCAACAGAACGCGCAGGAGAAAAGGATTCCGGGGCTTATTATGACCGTGTAAAAACCAGGATTGGTCACTGGATTAGTAAAGATGCCATTCATTGGAGACGAGTGGGAACAATTTATCAGGCCGATGGCAAATATTCAACTACAGATGATGACAATCCCATAAATGATCGTAGAGGTGCAATATGGTCATTTATGCCGATCTTTAATAAAAAAGAAAATCGATGGAACGCATTCTACGTAGCTTATACTGTTAGTCGTGCTATTGAGCCCAATCATTCTTTTGGAAGAATATGGCGGGCCGTATCAATAATGAAGGGAATCAATGGAATTGGGGGGCCTTATATTGACAGCGGCATAGTAATGGAACCGGGACTTAATTCTCAGCTTTGGGAGGGTCGTCAGGGAGTTGATTCATTTTTCCCATTCCAAGTAGGAAATAGCTGGTTGGCATTCTACGGAGGTGCATATCCTTGGAATAAATGGAGTGACTACCCTTATCACGCACAGCACAACGGTTGGTTTGTTGGGCTGGCATCTGCCACTCAACTAGGTGGCCCCTGGAAAAGAATGGACACAACAATTAACCCGATTACAAGTATTAATCCAGTCTTTATAGAGAATCCAATCGTAACGCGGTTATCAAATGGAGTTTATATAGCCATATTTGATGGCGGACCCAATGGCTGGGGGCTTCATATGCCCAATAAATTTGGTTATACCTTATCTGCAGATGGTATTCACTGGATTAAAGCCCAATATATATCAATTGAGGATAAAGTAAAAAAATGGTGGGATATTATGCGTACCCCATTAGGGCTTATTCCTGAAGGGAATGGGGAATATACAGTAATCTATGCAGCAATTAAAAATAACCAACGATTTCACCCTATTGGCATGGTACGTTTAAAGATAAACCCTGAAGCATTAGCTCAGCTGACGCAATCCTTACGTAAAGAATAA